One genomic region from Lates calcarifer isolate ASB-BC8 linkage group LG10, TLL_Latcal_v3, whole genome shotgun sequence encodes:
- the rbl2 gene encoding LOW QUALITY PROTEIN: retinoblastoma-like protein 2 (The sequence of the model RefSeq protein was modified relative to this genomic sequence to represent the inferred CDS: inserted 2 bases in 2 codons) yields the protein MSDEDEFLQKARAGFEDLCRALNMDEEASTEAWKTYENISRNFTLEGSELHWLACALYVACRSSVPTVXKGTADGNYVSLTRILRCSEMSLIEFFNKMKKWQDMSNLPQDFRQSTEKLERNFTVSAVIFKKYVPIFKAIFKAPSEEPPRVHRSRKQRRHPCTVTEVFNFCWVLFVHAKGNFPMISDDLVNSYHLLLCALDLVFTNALLCNARKDLLNPSFRGLPEDFSSKDYRPSSGPFCFIEQLCELHDGLVLEAKGVKEHFWKPFVKKLFHKRILRGKEDGLTGFLDPMNFGDSFLSLSRVYEEHVLATGSLDERIFTGEGASEDIGTPGPCLCEGVENQDSATYRLHTSLTASALKVSTPLTGRKYIQENSLASPLSSAMKSVGRLHTLLSGTKQGPSPKLTETLRTCARDPSDVISKRLKDMXDLFSQHYEDGAESRGMGKDMVVKYFHLAEALYYRILESIIEREKMILGDADLSCILEQDVFHRSLLACCLEIVIFSYRPPGDFPNVITTFQLPAYHFYKVIEVLVRSEQGLFREVVKHLNQVEEQVLESLAWTSDSPLWESLRGAKDHVPTCQEVMPPQYLEQSDESSTGSVPVTPINHQDLSTSSTVKGVSPSPTTLLDRYSSSPTTTARRRLFVDPVDGDTGAASTSSSSTVPASVTKTGQAGLVAAIPAGQTVVTMATATVTANNGQTVTIPVQGIANESGGITFIPVHTLSVTGQGGATLQPLSAQTLTGTLTVQSAVSKPAVKAASSPLRKGSLSLFFRKVYHLASVRLRDLCAKLDISSELRRKIWTCFEYSLVHCTELMMDRHLDQLLMCAVYVMAKVTKEDKSFQNIMKCYRTQPQASSNVYRSVLISGRRRRQSGSNDTNKQNSSTDSSQDPAGGDNSPVSIRSSSTLPAPQPSSAPSTPTNTSTKNTSSSSAGDAEEERGDLIHFYNNVYIKQMRLFALRYSPSSPSAGVESPSLCPYPTLRIGSPRRMLLSSKHSIYISPHKTGSAPSPTTPRDKIYYYICSSPPNRLQEINSMIRTGETPTRKRSMPLEDETSPKRVCPDNHSALLRRLQDVANDRSSSH from the exons ATGAGCGACGAGGACGAGTTTCTGCAGAAAGCCCGAGCCGGGTTTGAGGATCTGTGTCGGGCTCTGAACATGGACGAAGAGGCGAGTACCGAGGCGTGGAAGACCTACGAGAACATCAGCAGGAATTTTACTCTGGAG ggcAGTGAGCTGCACTGGTTGGCCTGTGCTCTGTATGTAGCCTGCAGGTCCTCTGTGCCCACAG GAAAAGGCACGGCAGACGGGAACTACGTCTCTCTGACCAGAATCCTCCGCTGCTCAGAAATGag cctgATTGAGTTTTTTAATAAGATGAAGAAGTGGCAGGACATGTCCAACCTGCCTCAGGATTTCCGTCAGAGCACTGAGAAGCTGGAGAGAAACTTTACGGTGTCTGCGGTCATCTTTAAGAAGTATGTTCCCATCTTTAAAGCCATCTTCAAGGCCCCGTCTGAGGAGCCACCACGAGTCCACCGCAGCCGCAAACAGAG ACGTCATCCCTGCACTGTGACCGAGGTCTTTAACTTCTGCTGGGTTTTATTTGTCCACGCTAAAG gGAACTTCCCCATGATCAGTGACGACCTGGTGAACTCGTaccacctgctgctctgtgctctgGACCTGGTCTTCACCAATGCTCTGCTCTGCAACGCCAGGAAAGACCTGCTCAACCCCAGCTTCAGAG GTCTACCAGAGGACTTCAGCAGTAAGGACTACAGACCGTCCTCCGGTCCGTTCTGCTTCATAGAGCAGCTGTGTGAGCTACATGACGGGCTGGTGCTGGAGGCCAAAGGAGTCAAAGAACACTTCTGGAAACCCTTCGTCAAGAAACTCTTCCACAAGAGG ATCCTCAGAGGGAAAGAAGACGGTCTGACTGGATTCCTGGACCCCATGAACTTTGGAGACAGTTT tctgtctctcagtcgGGTGTATGAGGAACATGTCCTGGCCACCGGCAGTCTGGACGAGAGGATCTTCACCGGTGAGGGGGCGAGCGAGGACATCGGCACCCCGGGGCCCTGCCTGTGTGAGGGGGTGGAGAACCAGGACAGCGCCACCTACAGGCTCCACACCAGCCTCACA gcctcagctctgaaggtGTCCACTCCTCTGACAGGGAGGAAGTACATCCAGGAGAACAGCCTGGcctctccactctcctctgcCATGAAGAGCGTCGGACGTCTCCACACTCTGCTGTCGGGAACCAAACAGGGTCCCAGTCCCAAACTAActgagactctgag GACTTGTGCCAGAGACCCCAGTGATGTCATCAGTAAGCGACTGAAGGACA TTGACCTCTTCTCTCAGCATTATGAGGACGGAGCAGAGAGCAGGGGGATGGGGAAAG ACATGGTGGTGAAGTATTTCCACCTGGCAGAGGCGCTCTACTACAGGATCCTGGAGTCCATCattgagagagagaagatgatcCTGGGAGACGCCGACCTGTCT tgtatCCTGGAGCAGGACGTCTTCCACCGCTCGCTGCTCGCCTGCTGCCTGGAGATCGTCATCTTCTCCTACAGACCTCCAGGAGACTTCCCCAACGTCATCACCACCTTCCAGCTCCCCGCCTATCACTTCTACAAG gtgATCGAGGTGTTGGTGCGCTCAGAGCAGGGGTTGTTTCGGGAGGTGGTGAAACACCTGAACCAGGTGGAGGAGCAGGTTCTGGAGAGTCTGGCCTGGACCAGTGACTCTCCACTGTGGGAGAGTCTGAGAGGAGCTAAAGACCACGTCCCCACCTGTCAGGAG GTGATGCCTCCTCAGTACCTGGAGCAGAGTGATGAGAGCAGCACAGGCAGCGTCCCCGTCACACCCATCAACCACCAGGACCTCAGCACCAGCAGCACCGTCAAAG gcgtctccccctcccccaccacccTCCTGGACCGGTACAGCTCCTCCCCCACCACGACAGCTCGCCGCCGTCTGTTCGTGGACCCGGTGGACGGAGACACCGGAGCCGCCtctaccagcagcagcagcaccgtGCCGGCCAGCGTCACTAAGACCGGACAGGCCGGCCTGGTCGCAGCCATCCCCGCCGGGCAGACCGtggtcaccatggcaacagccacCGTCACCGCCAACAACGGGCAGACAGTCACCATACCTGTGCAGG gtATAGCCAATGAGAGCGGAGGAATCACCTTCATCCCGGTCCACACCCTGAGCGTGACCGGACAGGGTGGAGCCACGCTGCAGCCGCTGTCTGCCCAGACTCTGACCGGCACCCTCACCGTCCAATCAGCCGTCAGCAAACCAGCCGTCAAAGCGGCGAGCAGTCCTCTGAGGAAAGGCTCGCTGTCGCTGTTCTTCAGGAAG GTGTACCACCTGGCCAGCGTCCGGCTCCGAGATCTTTGTGCAAAGCTGGACATCTCatcagagctgaggaggaagatctGGACGTGTTTTGAATATTCTCTGGTTCACTGCACCGAGCTGATGATGGACCGACACCTCGACCAGCTCCTCATGTGTGCTGTGTACGTCATGGCcaag gTGACCAAAGAGGACAAGTCCTTTCAGAACATCATGAAGTGTTACAGGACTCAGCCTCAGGCCAGCAGCAAC gtgtacAGGAGTGTGTTGATctcagggaggaggaggcgtcAGTCCGGCAGCAacgacacaaacaaacagaactcATCGACCGACTCCAGCCAGGATCCAG cagGTGGAGACAACAGTCCAGTGTCTATTCGGTCCAGCAGCACCCTGCCGGCCCCCCAGCCCAGCAGCGCCCCCTCCACACCCACCAACACCTCCACCAAgaacacctcctcctcttctgcaggAGACGCTGAGGAGGAGCGGGGAGACCTGATCCACTTCTACAACAACGTTTACATCAAACAGATGAGACTGTTTGCTCTGAGATACTCACCCAGCTCCCCCTCTGCAGGG gtgGAGTCCCCCTCCCTGTGTCCGTACCCCACCCTGAGGATCGGCTCTCCTCGCCGGATGCTTCTCTCCAGCAAACACTCCATCTACATCTCACCTCACAAGACAGGCTCCGCCCCCTCGCCGACCACCCCCCGAGACAAGATTTACTACTACATCTGCAGCAGCCCCCCCAAC CGTCTCCAGGAGATCAACAGTATGATCCGGACGGGGGAGACTCCGACCAGGAAGCGCAGCATGCCTCTGGAGGACGAGACATCTCCCAAGAGAGTCTGTCCTGACAATCACTCTGCCCTCCTCCGCCGCCTGCAGGACGTCGCCAACGACCGCAGCTCCTcccactga